In Chryseobacterium lactis, a single genomic region encodes these proteins:
- a CDS encoding DNA-3-methyladenine glycosylase I, with translation MSYCLAIDRMQPESRKELHKNYHDNYYGFPIHDDNELFGRLILEINQAGLSWETVLKKEESFRKAYDNFDIQKIAAYTEEDRERLLSDSGIIRNKLKVNAAIENAKTILELQKEFGSFEKWLEHHHPKTLTEWMKLFKKTFKFTGGEIVNEFLMSTGYLKGAHAETCQIHSKVLAQKPLWKEAEGQ, from the coding sequence ATGAGTTATTGTTTAGCCATAGATCGGATGCAGCCGGAAAGCAGAAAAGAACTGCATAAAAATTACCACGATAATTACTATGGATTTCCGATTCATGATGATAATGAATTATTTGGAAGACTGATCCTGGAAATTAACCAGGCTGGTTTGAGCTGGGAAACTGTCCTGAAAAAGGAAGAGAGCTTCAGAAAGGCATATGATAATTTTGATATTCAAAAAATTGCAGCGTATACCGAAGAAGACCGTGAACGACTGCTGAGTGACAGCGGAATCATCAGAAATAAACTGAAGGTAAACGCAGCGATTGAAAATGCCAAAACCATTCTTGAGTTGCAAAAGGAATTCGGATCATTTGAAAAATGGCTGGAACATCATCATCCTAAAACACTTACGGAATGGATGAAACTCTTCAAGAAAACATTCAAATTTACAGGAGGAGAAATTGTCAACGAGTTTTTAATGAGCACAGGATACCTGAAAGGAGCTCATGCAGAAACCTGTCAGATTCATTCAAAGGTTCTGGCTCAAAAACCTTTGTGGAAAGAAGCGGAAGGTCAATAA